AAGCAGTCCGCAGCCGCCGACCCGGAACGCCTGCTCACCCCGGCGGCACCCTGGTGGTCGACGACCTCACCCCGCTCACCGGCTGGCCCCGACCTACCGAGGCGCGCCCGACACCGGCCGCACCGTCTGGTACGACCACCCGGCCCTGCTCACCACCGAGGTCCGCCTCGCCCCGGACCTGTCCACCCTGCTGGCCACCCGCCGCCCCTGACGTCCGCTCGGCGCTCGGGTCCGGTCAGCGCTCGCGTCCGCTCGGCTCTCGGGTCCGGTCAGCGCTCGCGTCCGCTCAGCGCTCGCGTCCCCGCGGCTTGAGCGGCACCGGCGGCAGTTGGGGGGCGTGCAGCCGTTCGCCGTCGTAGCCGTGGACCCGGCCGAAGCGGGTGCCGGTCTCCCAGTCGGCGCGGGCCGCCGCGATCTCCTCGTGCGTGCGGCCGACGAAGTTCCACCACATGACGAGGCGTTCCTCGAAGGGTTCGCCGCCGAGCAGCAGCAGGGCGGCGTCGGTGCGGGCGCGCAGCGGGAGTTCGCGGCGGCCGCAGCCGAGGTAGAGGAGGGAGCCCGGTTCGACCGGGACGCCGTCGACGTCGGTGCTGCCGGTCATGGCGAGGACGGCGTACTCGAAGCCGGGTTCGAGCGGCAGGCGGTGGGCGGCGCCCTCGCGGAGGGTGAGGTCGGCGCCGGTGAGGGCGGTGTGGGTGGTGCCGGGCGAGGTGGTGCCGTCGAGGGTGCCGAGGATGAGGTCGGCGTGCAGGCCGCCGGCGGTGACGACGGGCAGCTCGGGGTGGTGTTCGAAGGCGGGCGCGGTGTGCCGGTGGGCGTCGGGGAGGGCGACCCAGAGTTGGGCGCCGTGCAGCAGCGGCGCGTGCTCGCGCGGGGACTGCTCGGAGTGCGAGATGGCCCGGCCGGAGGTCATCAGGCCGAGTTCGCGCGGGCGGACGGTCTGCACGTTGCCGAGGCTGTCCCGGTGCAGCACGCTGCCCTCGTGCAGCCAGCTGACGGTCTGCAGGCCCGTGTGGGGGTGCGGCGGCACCTGCATGCCGGGCTCGTCGGCGATGTCGTCGGGGCCGTAGTGGTCGACGAAGCACCAGGCGCCGACCATCCGGCGGCCGAGGTTGGGCAGCAGCCGCCGGACCACGGTGGACTCGCCGAGCGGGACGCGCCGCCCGGTCAGCAGGTCCTTGACGGGGCCGGTGGCGGCCTGGCGGCCGCAGACGGCCGGGGCGGGTTTCCGGTCGAGGTTGCTCATGGCCGCCAGTATCGACCGGACCGCCCGCCGCCCCCGGCCGCACGCACCCCGTGTCCGGACGAATCCCGCGAACGCAGCCGCTCCCGTCCCCGCCCCTACACGCAGACGCAGACGCGGACGCACCCCCCGTCAGCCGACGAGGCGGCCTCAGTGCTTGCAGGCCCACCACGCCTCGGCGCTCGCCGCCTCCGCCTGGGCACGCAGCGCGCGGACGGCCTCCGCCGGGTCGGCCGCACCGTAGACCGCCGAGCCGGCCACGAACACGTCGGCCCGGCCTCGGCGCAGGCTTCGATGGTGGCGGGGGCGACCCCGCCGTCGACCTGGAGCCACAGGTCGAGGCCGTGCTTGTCGATCAGCTGCCGGGTGCGGCGGATCTTGGGGAGCATGATGTCGAGGAAGGCCTGGCCGCCGAAGCCGGGCTCCACCGTCATGATCAGCACCATGTCCAGCTCGGGCAGCAGGTCCTCGTACGGCTCGATCGGGGTGGCGGGGCGCAGCGCCATCGAGGCGCGGGCGCCCTTGGCGCGGATCTCCCGGGCGAGGCGGACGGGGGCGGCGGCGGCCTCGACGTGGAAGGTGACGGAGCCGGCGCCGGCCTCGACGTACTGCGGGGCCAGCGGTCGGGCTGTTCGATCATCAGGTGGCAGTCGAGGGGGGTGTCGGTGGCGCGGGCCAGCGACTCGACGATCGGCACGCCCAGCGTGAGGTTGGGGACGAAGT
This is a stretch of genomic DNA from Kitasatospora fiedleri. It encodes these proteins:
- a CDS encoding pirin family protein; translation: MSNLDRKPAPAVCGRQAATGPVKDLLTGRRVPLGESTVVRRLLPNLGRRMVGAWCFVDHYGPDDIADEPGMQVPPHPHTGLQTVSWLHEGSVLHRDSLGNVQTVRPRELGLMTSGRAISHSEQSPREHAPLLHGAQLWVALPDAHRHTAPAFEHHPELPVVTAGGLHADLILGTLDGTTSPGTTHTALTGADLTLREGAAHRLPLEPGFEYAVLAMTGSTDVDGVPVEPGSLLYLGCGRRELPLRARTDAALLLLGGEPFEERLVMWWNFVGRTHEEIAAARADWETGTRFGRVHGYDGERLHAPQLPPVPLKPRGRER